In Archangium lipolyticum, the following are encoded in one genomic region:
- a CDS encoding DUF1353 domain-containing protein: MKTSTFHLQCMVFFLAVGSGCASIRPVPVEPFADGRDWVLLKDLKYRIGNTQEVIVVPAGFVTDFASVPRSFWAVYSPVGQYQWAAVVHDYLYWTQQCTRDQADQLMRLAMAENRVPALTREAIFRSVQVGGEGAWNDNAAAKASGKVRFIPLKMTPDGRAPLVPIEVDDDWAKYREKLEKSGMAVPPNEATPSGNRPSYCTIVEAELRAMGL; this comes from the coding sequence ATGAAGACGTCCACGTTTCATCTGCAGTGCATGGTGTTCTTCCTCGCCGTCGGCTCCGGATGTGCCTCGATCAGACCTGTACCCGTCGAGCCATTCGCCGATGGCCGCGACTGGGTGTTGCTCAAGGATTTGAAGTACCGGATTGGCAATACCCAGGAGGTCATCGTGGTACCCGCTGGCTTCGTCACCGATTTCGCCAGTGTTCCTCGCTCGTTCTGGGCTGTGTATTCCCCGGTGGGTCAGTATCAATGGGCAGCGGTCGTGCACGATTATCTGTATTGGACCCAACAGTGTACTCGAGACCAGGCGGATCAGCTCATGCGCCTTGCGATGGCCGAGAACCGGGTACCTGCCCTGACTCGGGAGGCCATCTTCCGCAGCGTGCAGGTGGGTGGCGAGGGCGCCTGGAACGACAACGCGGCGGCGAAGGCCTCCGGAAAAGTCCGGTTCATTCCCCTGAAGATGACTCCAGATGGGCGAGCGCCGCTCGTGCCCATCGAAGTGGACGACGACTGGGCGAAGTACCGGGAGAAGCTCGAGAAGTCCGGTATGGCCGTGCCTCCCAACGAAGCAACGCCGTCAGGGAATCGTCCAAGTTACTGCACGATCGTGGAGGCTGAGCTTCGCGCGATGGGGTTGTGA
- a CDS encoding pentapeptide repeat-containing protein, with protein sequence MWLGNIIHENQELEGERLELSGEADQVVYLGPNLTLRRCTVIVRVPANRLSLRGPRLIDCTIEFKQEQRNHRGWVSAYLKGCRFKGRLLGTDFGPFPGYSTWGEHGHVEDCDFSEARLDLCRFHGCDMRTVRLPQWPSFTIVDPIGHGRELTSVKWPGTFSPVTLEGRYKEVPSTVAVSFYAPAEAKRSGTTEAELKSAIERFDFIVR encoded by the coding sequence ATGTGGCTCGGCAACATCATCCATGAGAACCAAGAACTCGAAGGCGAGCGACTGGAGTTGTCCGGCGAGGCGGACCAGGTCGTCTATCTCGGGCCGAACCTCACGCTGCGCCGGTGCACGGTCATCGTGCGCGTTCCCGCGAATCGGCTGAGCCTCCGAGGACCGCGGCTCATCGACTGCACCATCGAGTTCAAGCAGGAGCAGCGGAACCACCGAGGCTGGGTGAGTGCCTATCTGAAGGGTTGCCGTTTCAAGGGACGGCTGTTGGGAACGGATTTCGGACCCTTTCCCGGGTACAGCACTTGGGGCGAGCACGGCCACGTGGAGGACTGTGACTTCTCCGAGGCCCGGCTGGACCTGTGTCGCTTCCATGGTTGCGATATGCGGACGGTGCGCCTGCCGCAGTGGCCGTCTTTCACCATTGTCGATCCCATCGGCCACGGGCGTGAGCTGACGAGCGTGAAGTGGCCGGGCACCTTCAGTCCGGTCACCCTGGAGGGCCGGTACAAGGAGGTGCCCTCCACGGTCGCGGTGTCGTTCTACGCCCCAGCCGAGGCGAAGCGCTCGGGAACCACCGAGGCGGAGCTGAAGTCCGCGATCGAGCGGTTCGACTTCATCGTCCGGTGA
- the sitA5 gene encoding SitA5 family polymorphic toxin, whose protein sequence is MGNPLAGGDRSRSPPVGRETHSAQPEPPPVLAVYAGLLEARGTTRVVALTKEEYRRAVAQLGGGLRLKGTPQESAQRLLQAMPEEELLAEVYRDRVLTLVPLNDKGPLVPEAEAALKERYVRWCERRGGGDCLGLFDDGPYLRTDDRRTLALALAFGTVLDETREALGRELSPRAVLSSLVWAAGLYLALWLVPEPGTKAVAAALSVVLLAWLGVDAMWGLMDGWARMAHRAHEATTFEELREVGEEFGRLIGTDAARALILAVATLSGRTLGEAATHLRSLPRFNQVQAQWAAQGLEGSVAMALDEVAAVEMAAEGGRAPAVVTSPQAPIALAMLGRSNAARTVAAPAGHSGTIIDIQHRGGNRQVVLGNGQRWHLPRGKALGDIPAEDKLGDELQAAAERIARGWSDAELTRNERAAIERARDAGNESSARHLEGLARGRWVNTRLQDEFPQLNWHSKGVDVVDPRPGGQKYEILSGTRENFAVHGRRMATEFFRMIFF, encoded by the coding sequence ATGGGAAACCCGCTCGCGGGCGGAGACCGCTCGCGGTCGCCCCCAGTGGGGAGGGAGACCCACTCGGCGCAGCCGGAGCCACCGCCAGTGCTCGCCGTCTACGCGGGCCTTCTCGAAGCGCGAGGCACCACCCGAGTGGTGGCCCTCACGAAGGAAGAGTACCGGCGTGCGGTGGCACAGCTCGGCGGAGGCCTCCGGTTGAAGGGGACGCCCCAGGAGTCCGCCCAACGGCTGCTCCAGGCCATGCCAGAGGAAGAGCTGCTCGCCGAGGTGTACCGCGACCGCGTCCTGACGCTGGTGCCGCTCAACGACAAGGGGCCACTCGTCCCCGAGGCCGAGGCGGCGTTGAAGGAGAGATACGTGCGGTGGTGCGAGAGGCGCGGCGGCGGTGACTGCCTGGGCCTCTTCGACGATGGGCCCTATCTACGCACCGATGACCGGCGCACCCTGGCCCTCGCCCTGGCCTTCGGCACGGTGCTGGATGAGACGCGGGAGGCCCTGGGGAGAGAGCTGAGCCCTCGGGCGGTACTCTCGTCGCTCGTATGGGCAGCGGGGCTCTACCTCGCCCTCTGGCTGGTGCCCGAGCCGGGCACGAAGGCGGTGGCGGCCGCGCTGTCGGTGGTACTGCTGGCCTGGCTCGGCGTGGACGCCATGTGGGGCCTCATGGACGGATGGGCCCGCATGGCGCACCGGGCCCACGAGGCCACCACGTTCGAGGAGTTGCGCGAGGTGGGGGAGGAATTCGGCCGGTTGATTGGAACGGATGCGGCCCGGGCCCTCATTCTGGCGGTGGCCACCCTCAGCGGGCGGACACTCGGCGAGGCGGCTACACACCTGCGCTCGCTGCCGAGGTTCAACCAGGTGCAGGCGCAGTGGGCGGCCCAGGGACTCGAAGGCTCGGTGGCCATGGCCCTGGATGAGGTCGCCGCAGTGGAGATGGCAGCCGAAGGAGGCCGTGCGCCTGCGGTCGTCACGTCACCACAGGCGCCCATCGCACTCGCCATGCTCGGCAGGAGCAACGCGGCTCGTACGGTAGCGGCGCCAGCTGGTCACTCCGGCACCATCATCGACATCCAGCACCGCGGCGGTAACAGGCAGGTCGTCCTTGGCAATGGTCAGCGGTGGCACCTCCCGCGCGGGAAGGCTCTCGGCGACATACCGGCGGAGGATAAGCTCGGGGACGAGTTGCAGGCAGCGGCGGAGCGCATTGCACGAGGGTGGAGCGATGCCGAGCTCACCAGAAACGAGCGAGCCGCGATCGAAAGGGCCCGCGACGCGGGCAACGAAAGCAGCGCGAGACATCTGGAGGGGCTGGCCCGTGGACGCTGGGTCAATACGAGGCTCCAGGATGAGTTCCCCCAGCTCAACTGGCATTCGAAGGGAGTCGATGTGGTGGACCCGCGACCAGGGGGGCAGAAATACGAGATACTCTCTGGAACGAGGGAGAACTTCGCGGTCCACGGTCGGCGCATGGCCACGGAGTTCTTCCGGATGATCTTCTTCTGA
- a CDS encoding TetR/AcrR family transcriptional regulator encodes MRKQEEPPREEGPLRADAARNRERVLAVARELLASGDASLQMNQIARAAGVGVGTVYRHFPTRQDLLEALVNEHLQALLDQAREAEESEDARLGLRRFLRAVLDLQLADVGLAEVLNAQRDAHTQTSRLKAELFAANDRLLKRAHRAGLVRAEIGADDIQRLMCGIEHAVRIGEDRRALAERYLTILLDGLRPASR; translated from the coding sequence ATGAGGAAACAGGAGGAGCCACCGCGGGAAGAGGGCCCGCTGCGCGCGGATGCGGCCCGCAACCGCGAGCGCGTGTTGGCCGTGGCCCGCGAGCTGCTGGCCAGTGGCGACGCATCCCTGCAGATGAACCAGATAGCGCGAGCGGCGGGAGTGGGAGTCGGGACGGTGTACCGCCACTTCCCCACGCGCCAGGACCTGCTCGAGGCGCTGGTGAACGAGCACCTCCAGGCGCTGCTGGACCAGGCACGGGAGGCGGAGGAGTCCGAGGATGCGCGGCTCGGCCTGAGGCGCTTCCTGCGCGCGGTGCTGGACCTGCAACTGGCCGACGTGGGCCTGGCGGAGGTGCTCAACGCGCAGCGGGACGCACACACGCAGACGTCACGACTGAAGGCCGAGCTGTTCGCGGCGAACGACCGGTTGCTGAAGCGGGCCCACCGGGCCGGGCTCGTGCGGGCCGAGATAGGCGCCGACGACATCCAGAGGCTGATGTGTGGCATCGAGCACGCCGTGCGCATCGGAGAGGACCGGCGGGCGCTGGCCGAGCGCTACCTGACCATCCTGCTGGACGGCCTGCGACCGGCGTCGAGGTGA
- a CDS encoding SDR family NAD(P)-dependent oxidoreductase, whose translation MKTEGHGRTALITGASSGIGLELTRRLLSEGWQVIALNRSGFPEGDALLQASLARKQLRVYRADLTDFDSLKLALGQLKAAEEKIDVLFNNAGGSFESLGFSKQGRELHFEVQTVVPYILIMELKEHLRRGASKTVINTSSNVFRTTRRFDPDTLERPATFKKLFGPYSTTKLAMTLWTRELAPKLAAEGIKLLGVDPGPNNTLRSGKTSGFPFYMKPLVRLFFPPPSRGASRLYDAALGASGVSSGAYVTNGKVTELGFAEQGRKVLERVRAIHEREFVAGIAAHAVPDAFRGVDARARV comes from the coding sequence ATGAAGACAGAAGGACACGGTCGAACCGCGCTCATCACGGGGGCGAGCTCTGGCATCGGGCTCGAGCTGACCCGCAGGTTGCTCTCCGAGGGCTGGCAGGTCATCGCGCTGAACCGCTCCGGCTTCCCCGAGGGGGATGCCCTGCTCCAGGCGTCCCTGGCCAGGAAGCAGCTTCGCGTCTACCGGGCCGACCTCACCGACTTCGACAGCCTGAAGCTGGCGCTGGGGCAGCTCAAGGCCGCGGAGGAGAAGATCGATGTGCTGTTCAACAACGCGGGTGGCAGCTTCGAGTCACTCGGCTTCTCCAAGCAGGGGCGTGAGCTGCACTTCGAGGTGCAGACGGTCGTGCCCTACATCCTCATCATGGAGCTGAAGGAGCACCTGCGGAGGGGGGCGTCGAAGACCGTCATCAATACCTCCAGCAACGTCTTCAGGACCACCAGGCGATTCGATCCCGACACGCTGGAGCGTCCAGCGACCTTCAAGAAACTCTTCGGTCCGTATTCGACGACCAAATTGGCGATGACCCTGTGGACCCGGGAGCTCGCTCCGAAGCTCGCCGCCGAGGGAATCAAACTCCTGGGCGTGGACCCCGGGCCCAACAACACGCTGCGAAGCGGGAAGACGTCAGGGTTCCCCTTTTATATGAAGCCGCTCGTCCGGCTGTTCTTCCCGCCTCCCAGCCGGGGTGCCTCGCGTCTGTACGACGCGGCTCTGGGCGCGAGCGGGGTGTCGTCGGGCGCCTACGTGACGAATGGCAAGGTGACGGAGCTCGGGTTCGCCGAGCAGGGCCGGAAGGTCCTGGAGAGGGTGCGCGCCATCCACGAGCGGGAGTTCGTGGCGGGTATCGCGGCGCACGCGGTCCCAGACGCATTCCGCGGCGTGGACGCCAGGGCGCGGGTGTAG
- a CDS encoding SRPBCC family protein, with amino-acid sequence MSETVNDPSTLPLKTPAPDAHVRHFTETLPTTLPPEVLWAELTRALLRSQDAVLWANDVSTVSTLQPPLAVGSVIAERIQPNGPVLHYRLVRFEPPRLLEYASLQDHPLAGGAVVSVEHSAGTTTLRWQGTYRGTEQQLGVLDRFRAAFFASLAVQLRQLEATAR; translated from the coding sequence ATGAGTGAAACCGTAAACGACCCCTCCACGCTCCCGCTGAAGACGCCCGCGCCAGACGCCCACGTGCGGCACTTCACCGAGACGCTCCCGACGACGCTCCCGCCCGAGGTCCTCTGGGCGGAGCTCACGCGCGCCCTGCTGCGCTCACAGGATGCGGTGCTCTGGGCCAATGACGTGTCCACCGTGAGCACGCTTCAACCTCCGCTCGCGGTGGGCTCCGTGATCGCTGAGCGTATCCAGCCGAACGGCCCGGTGCTGCACTACCGCCTGGTGCGCTTCGAGCCCCCGCGCCTGCTGGAGTACGCCTCGCTTCAGGACCACCCCCTCGCGGGCGGTGCCGTCGTGTCCGTCGAGCACTCGGCGGGCACGACCACGCTGCGGTGGCAGGGCACATACCGTGGCACGGAGCAGCAGCTCGGCGTGCTGGACCGCTTCCGCGCGGCCTTCTTCGCCAGCCTCGCCGTGCAGCTGCGACAGCTGGAGGCCACGGCGCGGTGA